Proteins from a single region of Haemorhous mexicanus isolate bHaeMex1 chromosome 4, bHaeMex1.pri, whole genome shotgun sequence:
- the ARFIP1 gene encoding arfaptin-1 isoform X4, producing the protein MSEHSSESTTLDESHPSAEEVQSGCEGSAMAQESPKNSAAEIPVTSNGQLEDSHEHSFNRDLKCSLPVGLGLSETKITSHGFDGAKEGVVEAGQFPNKGGRAQQKSGPVVLADEVKNPAMEKLELVRKWSLNTYKCTRQIISEKLGRGSRTVDLELEAQIDILRDNKKKYENILRLAQTLSTQLFQMVHTQRQLGDAFADLSLKSLELHEEFGYNADTQKLLAKNGETLLGAINFFIASVNTLVNKTIEDTLLTVKQYESARIEYDAYRTDLEELNLGPRDANTLPKIEQSQQLFQVHKEKYDKMRNDVSIKLKFLEENKVKVLHNQLVLFHNAIAAYFAGNQKQLEQTLKQFHIKLKTPGADAPSWLEEQ; encoded by the exons ATGTCAGAACACAGCAGTGAATCCACAACACTTGATGAGTCTCATCCATCTGCAGAAGAGGTCCAGTCTGGCTGTGAG GGAAGTGCAATGGCTCAAGAATCTCCAAAAAATTCAGCGGCAGAAATTCCTGTGACAAGCAATGGACAGCTGGAAGATTCTCATGAACACAGCTTTAACAGG GACTTGAAATGTTCATTACCAGTTGGACTTGGACTTTCTGAAACCAAAATAACATCTCATGGCTTTGATGGTGCCAAAGAGGGAGTTGTTGAGGCAGGGCAGTTTCCAAATAAAG ggggcagagcccagcagaagAGTGGACCTGTTGTGTTAGCAGACGAAGTAAAGAATCCAGCGATGGAGAAACTGGAATTGGTGAGAAAGTGGAGCCTAAACACTTACAAG tgtaCACGTCAGATCATCTCTGAAAAACTGGGTCGTGGCTCAAGAACAGTCGACCTGGAACTAGAAGCTCAGATAGATATATTGagagacaacaaaaaaaaatatgaaaatatcttGAGACTGGCACAGACACTGTCCACACAGCTCTTCCAGATGGTACATACCCAAAGGCAACTTGGAGATGCATTTGCTGACCTGAGTTTGAAATCATTGGAACTTCAT GAGGAGTTTGGCTACAATGCAGATACACAGAAACTTCTAGCTAAAAATGGAGAAACACTTCTTGGGGCTATTAACTTTTTTATTGCCAGTGTGAATACATTGGTGAATAAAACAATTGAGGATACATTGTTGACTGTGAAACAGTACGAAAGTGCCAG GATTGAATACGATGCTTATCGAACAGACCTGGAAGAGCTGAATCTCGGCCCTCGCGATGCAAACACTCTGCCAAAGATTGAACAATCACAGCAACTGTTTCAAGTGCATAAAGAGAAATATGACAAAATGCGAAACGACGTATCTATCAAATTGaaatttttggaagaaaataag GTGAAGGTATTGCACAATCAGCTTGTTCTGTTTCACAATGCCATTGCAGCGTACTTTGCTGGCAATCAGAAGCAGCTTGAACAGACACTTAAACAGTTCCACATCAAATTGAAAACTCCTGGAGCAGATGCCCCATCCTGGCTTGAAGAACAGTAA
- the ARFIP1 gene encoding arfaptin-1 isoform X1, with protein sequence MSEHSSESTTLDESHPSAEEVQSGCEGSAMAQESPKNSAAEIPVTSNGQLEDSHEHSFNRDLKCSLPVGLGLSETKITSHGFDGAKEGVVEAGQFPNKGSSASPKSSVISPSSAAASRLAGQGCDLIIPTGGRAQQKSGPVVLADEVKNPAMEKLELVRKWSLNTYKCTRQIISEKLGRGSRTVDLELEAQIDILRDNKKKYENILRLAQTLSTQLFQMVHTQRQLGDAFADLSLKSLELHEEFGYNADTQKLLAKNGETLLGAINFFIASVNTLVNKTIEDTLLTVKQYESARIEYDAYRTDLEELNLGPRDANTLPKIEQSQQLFQVHKEKYDKMRNDVSIKLKFLEENKVKVLHNQLVLFHNAIAAYFAGNQKQLEQTLKQFHIKLKTPGADAPSWLEEQ encoded by the exons ATGTCAGAACACAGCAGTGAATCCACAACACTTGATGAGTCTCATCCATCTGCAGAAGAGGTCCAGTCTGGCTGTGAG GGAAGTGCAATGGCTCAAGAATCTCCAAAAAATTCAGCGGCAGAAATTCCTGTGACAAGCAATGGACAGCTGGAAGATTCTCATGAACACAGCTTTAACAGG GACTTGAAATGTTCATTACCAGTTGGACTTGGACTTTCTGAAACCAAAATAACATCTCATGGCTTTGATGGTGCCAAAGAGGGAGTTGTTGAGGCAGGGCAGTTTCCAAATAAAG GTTCCTCAGCATCACCCAAATCATCTGTTATATCTCCTAGCAGTGCAGCAGCTAGCAGACTGGCTGGACAAGGTTGTGATTTAATTATTCCCACAG ggggcagagcccagcagaagAGTGGACCTGTTGTGTTAGCAGACGAAGTAAAGAATCCAGCGATGGAGAAACTGGAATTGGTGAGAAAGTGGAGCCTAAACACTTACAAG tgtaCACGTCAGATCATCTCTGAAAAACTGGGTCGTGGCTCAAGAACAGTCGACCTGGAACTAGAAGCTCAGATAGATATATTGagagacaacaaaaaaaaatatgaaaatatcttGAGACTGGCACAGACACTGTCCACACAGCTCTTCCAGATGGTACATACCCAAAGGCAACTTGGAGATGCATTTGCTGACCTGAGTTTGAAATCATTGGAACTTCAT GAGGAGTTTGGCTACAATGCAGATACACAGAAACTTCTAGCTAAAAATGGAGAAACACTTCTTGGGGCTATTAACTTTTTTATTGCCAGTGTGAATACATTGGTGAATAAAACAATTGAGGATACATTGTTGACTGTGAAACAGTACGAAAGTGCCAG GATTGAATACGATGCTTATCGAACAGACCTGGAAGAGCTGAATCTCGGCCCTCGCGATGCAAACACTCTGCCAAAGATTGAACAATCACAGCAACTGTTTCAAGTGCATAAAGAGAAATATGACAAAATGCGAAACGACGTATCTATCAAATTGaaatttttggaagaaaataag GTGAAGGTATTGCACAATCAGCTTGTTCTGTTTCACAATGCCATTGCAGCGTACTTTGCTGGCAATCAGAAGCAGCTTGAACAGACACTTAAACAGTTCCACATCAAATTGAAAACTCCTGGAGCAGATGCCCCATCCTGGCTTGAAGAACAGTAA
- the ARFIP1 gene encoding arfaptin-1 isoform X2 yields MSEHSSESTTLDESHPSAEEVQSGCEGSAMAQESPKNSAAEIPVTSNGQLEDSHEHSFNRDLKCSLPVGLGLSETKITSHGFDGAKEGVVEAGQFPNKGSSASPKSSVISPSSAAASRLAGQGGRAQQKSGPVVLADEVKNPAMEKLELVRKWSLNTYKCTRQIISEKLGRGSRTVDLELEAQIDILRDNKKKYENILRLAQTLSTQLFQMVHTQRQLGDAFADLSLKSLELHEEFGYNADTQKLLAKNGETLLGAINFFIASVNTLVNKTIEDTLLTVKQYESARIEYDAYRTDLEELNLGPRDANTLPKIEQSQQLFQVHKEKYDKMRNDVSIKLKFLEENKVKVLHNQLVLFHNAIAAYFAGNQKQLEQTLKQFHIKLKTPGADAPSWLEEQ; encoded by the exons ATGTCAGAACACAGCAGTGAATCCACAACACTTGATGAGTCTCATCCATCTGCAGAAGAGGTCCAGTCTGGCTGTGAG GGAAGTGCAATGGCTCAAGAATCTCCAAAAAATTCAGCGGCAGAAATTCCTGTGACAAGCAATGGACAGCTGGAAGATTCTCATGAACACAGCTTTAACAGG GACTTGAAATGTTCATTACCAGTTGGACTTGGACTTTCTGAAACCAAAATAACATCTCATGGCTTTGATGGTGCCAAAGAGGGAGTTGTTGAGGCAGGGCAGTTTCCAAATAAAG GTTCCTCAGCATCACCCAAATCATCTGTTATATCTCCTAGCAGTGCAGCAGCTAGCAGACTGGCTGGACAAG ggggcagagcccagcagaagAGTGGACCTGTTGTGTTAGCAGACGAAGTAAAGAATCCAGCGATGGAGAAACTGGAATTGGTGAGAAAGTGGAGCCTAAACACTTACAAG tgtaCACGTCAGATCATCTCTGAAAAACTGGGTCGTGGCTCAAGAACAGTCGACCTGGAACTAGAAGCTCAGATAGATATATTGagagacaacaaaaaaaaatatgaaaatatcttGAGACTGGCACAGACACTGTCCACACAGCTCTTCCAGATGGTACATACCCAAAGGCAACTTGGAGATGCATTTGCTGACCTGAGTTTGAAATCATTGGAACTTCAT GAGGAGTTTGGCTACAATGCAGATACACAGAAACTTCTAGCTAAAAATGGAGAAACACTTCTTGGGGCTATTAACTTTTTTATTGCCAGTGTGAATACATTGGTGAATAAAACAATTGAGGATACATTGTTGACTGTGAAACAGTACGAAAGTGCCAG GATTGAATACGATGCTTATCGAACAGACCTGGAAGAGCTGAATCTCGGCCCTCGCGATGCAAACACTCTGCCAAAGATTGAACAATCACAGCAACTGTTTCAAGTGCATAAAGAGAAATATGACAAAATGCGAAACGACGTATCTATCAAATTGaaatttttggaagaaaataag GTGAAGGTATTGCACAATCAGCTTGTTCTGTTTCACAATGCCATTGCAGCGTACTTTGCTGGCAATCAGAAGCAGCTTGAACAGACACTTAAACAGTTCCACATCAAATTGAAAACTCCTGGAGCAGATGCCCCATCCTGGCTTGAAGAACAGTAA
- the ARFIP1 gene encoding arfaptin-1 isoform X3, with amino-acid sequence MAQESPKNSAAEIPVTSNGQLEDSHEHSFNRDLKCSLPVGLGLSETKITSHGFDGAKEGVVEAGQFPNKGSSASPKSSVISPSSAAASRLAGQGCDLIIPTGGRAQQKSGPVVLADEVKNPAMEKLELVRKWSLNTYKCTRQIISEKLGRGSRTVDLELEAQIDILRDNKKKYENILRLAQTLSTQLFQMVHTQRQLGDAFADLSLKSLELHEEFGYNADTQKLLAKNGETLLGAINFFIASVNTLVNKTIEDTLLTVKQYESARIEYDAYRTDLEELNLGPRDANTLPKIEQSQQLFQVHKEKYDKMRNDVSIKLKFLEENKVKVLHNQLVLFHNAIAAYFAGNQKQLEQTLKQFHIKLKTPGADAPSWLEEQ; translated from the exons ATGGCTCAAGAATCTCCAAAAAATTCAGCGGCAGAAATTCCTGTGACAAGCAATGGACAGCTGGAAGATTCTCATGAACACAGCTTTAACAGG GACTTGAAATGTTCATTACCAGTTGGACTTGGACTTTCTGAAACCAAAATAACATCTCATGGCTTTGATGGTGCCAAAGAGGGAGTTGTTGAGGCAGGGCAGTTTCCAAATAAAG GTTCCTCAGCATCACCCAAATCATCTGTTATATCTCCTAGCAGTGCAGCAGCTAGCAGACTGGCTGGACAAGGTTGTGATTTAATTATTCCCACAG ggggcagagcccagcagaagAGTGGACCTGTTGTGTTAGCAGACGAAGTAAAGAATCCAGCGATGGAGAAACTGGAATTGGTGAGAAAGTGGAGCCTAAACACTTACAAG tgtaCACGTCAGATCATCTCTGAAAAACTGGGTCGTGGCTCAAGAACAGTCGACCTGGAACTAGAAGCTCAGATAGATATATTGagagacaacaaaaaaaaatatgaaaatatcttGAGACTGGCACAGACACTGTCCACACAGCTCTTCCAGATGGTACATACCCAAAGGCAACTTGGAGATGCATTTGCTGACCTGAGTTTGAAATCATTGGAACTTCAT GAGGAGTTTGGCTACAATGCAGATACACAGAAACTTCTAGCTAAAAATGGAGAAACACTTCTTGGGGCTATTAACTTTTTTATTGCCAGTGTGAATACATTGGTGAATAAAACAATTGAGGATACATTGTTGACTGTGAAACAGTACGAAAGTGCCAG GATTGAATACGATGCTTATCGAACAGACCTGGAAGAGCTGAATCTCGGCCCTCGCGATGCAAACACTCTGCCAAAGATTGAACAATCACAGCAACTGTTTCAAGTGCATAAAGAGAAATATGACAAAATGCGAAACGACGTATCTATCAAATTGaaatttttggaagaaaataag GTGAAGGTATTGCACAATCAGCTTGTTCTGTTTCACAATGCCATTGCAGCGTACTTTGCTGGCAATCAGAAGCAGCTTGAACAGACACTTAAACAGTTCCACATCAAATTGAAAACTCCTGGAGCAGATGCCCCATCCTGGCTTGAAGAACAGTAA